The proteins below come from a single Ruegeria sp. THAF33 genomic window:
- a CDS encoding DUF3489 domain-containing protein yields MTKPRQTKIAKVQAMLQRPSGATIDALCKATGWQAHSVRAALTGLRKAGHAIERSAADSKTGKPVYRIVAATEVAS; encoded by the coding sequence ATGACCAAACCCAGACAAACCAAGATCGCCAAGGTACAAGCGATGCTGCAACGCCCATCCGGCGCAACCATTGATGCCTTGTGCAAGGCGACAGGCTGGCAAGCCCACTCGGTGCGAGCTGCACTGACCGGGCTGCGCAAAGCCGGGCACGCGATCGAACGCAGCGCGGCTGACAGCAAAACCGGCAAACCGGTGTATCGCATCGTCGCCGCGACAGAGGTGGCGTCGTGA